One genomic window of Nakamurella panacisegetis includes the following:
- a CDS encoding ATP-dependent helicase: MFDNGWDAGLDDPQLAAATHGDAPLIILAGAGTGKTRTLTARVASLIDRGVPPERILLLTFTRRAADDMLSRAAAMCTQPEAARRLQGGTFHAVAHQLVSRHTESLGLPAEMSVLDRADSVDAMDLLRHDHGLAGQDSRMPNPSALIDLYSRAVSTGTPARKLIATDFPWLETHTDAIVGLFRAYTTRKRERGLLDFDDLLLAWRSLLDDPVLGPELAGRYDHVLVDEYQDVNQTQVDIVLGLRPTGRGLTVVGDDAQAIYAFRGSDSNHLINLGAAFDDPTIISLERNFRSRQRLLDLANAVRPVAAGHRLQLHSRRDGGHRARLVRCHDAPAEARAIAEAVLAHAADGRRLRDQAVLMRTGHHSDLLEVELTARQIPYVKFGGLKFLEAAHVKDLVATLRVASNRVDEVAWYRLLRLHDGIGPARARELLPIVAAADLSGDWVADAVAAAPAMSRVSLASTLDGIGQARGRGRVADRAATCLAALRPLVVARYADSVARLGDLDRLVAAAALAPDLAAFVAELTLDPPASTSDLAGPPHLDDDYLVLSTVHSAKGLEWPIVHVMHLVDGAFPSDMALTSNDGLLEEQRLFYVAVTRAADELALYAPLRMPHHRFGRDDKHSFAQISRFIDDDAMKVMDVLDLVPVREVAAVAPRSARVRMPELDDLWA; this comes from the coding sequence ATGTTCGACAACGGTTGGGACGCCGGGCTCGACGACCCGCAGCTGGCCGCAGCCACCCACGGCGACGCACCGTTGATCATCCTGGCCGGCGCGGGAACCGGGAAGACCCGGACCCTCACGGCGCGCGTGGCCAGCCTGATCGACCGGGGCGTCCCGCCGGAACGCATCCTGCTGCTCACGTTCACCCGGCGCGCCGCCGACGACATGCTGAGCCGGGCCGCGGCGATGTGCACCCAGCCCGAGGCCGCCCGGCGGTTGCAGGGCGGGACATTCCACGCCGTCGCCCACCAGCTGGTGTCCCGCCACACCGAATCGCTGGGACTACCGGCCGAGATGTCGGTGCTCGACCGGGCCGACTCGGTCGACGCGATGGACCTGCTCCGGCACGACCACGGGCTGGCCGGCCAGGACTCGCGGATGCCGAACCCCTCGGCGCTGATCGACCTCTACTCCCGCGCGGTCAGCACCGGAACGCCGGCCCGCAAGCTGATCGCCACCGACTTCCCCTGGTTGGAGACGCACACCGACGCCATCGTCGGGCTGTTCCGCGCCTACACGACGCGCAAGCGGGAGCGTGGACTGCTCGATTTCGACGACCTGCTGCTGGCCTGGCGGAGCCTGCTGGACGATCCGGTGCTCGGTCCGGAACTGGCCGGGCGGTACGACCACGTGCTGGTCGACGAGTACCAGGATGTCAACCAGACGCAGGTCGACATCGTGCTCGGCCTGCGTCCGACCGGTCGTGGACTCACCGTGGTCGGCGACGATGCCCAGGCCATCTACGCCTTCCGCGGTTCGGACAGCAACCACCTGATCAACCTCGGGGCCGCCTTCGACGATCCGACGATCATCAGCCTGGAACGGAACTTCCGGTCCCGGCAGCGGTTGCTGGACCTGGCCAACGCGGTACGCCCGGTCGCCGCCGGGCATCGGCTGCAGCTGCACTCCCGGCGTGACGGTGGCCACCGAGCCCGGCTGGTGCGCTGCCACGACGCGCCGGCCGAGGCCAGGGCCATCGCCGAGGCCGTCCTGGCGCACGCGGCCGACGGGCGGCGGCTCCGTGACCAGGCGGTGCTGATGCGCACCGGACACCACAGTGACCTGCTGGAGGTGGAGCTGACCGCCCGGCAGATCCCGTACGTGAAGTTCGGCGGACTGAAGTTCCTCGAAGCGGCCCACGTCAAGGATCTGGTGGCCACGCTGCGGGTGGCGAGCAACCGGGTCGACGAGGTCGCCTGGTACCGGTTGCTGCGGTTGCACGACGGAATCGGCCCGGCCCGGGCCCGCGAGCTGCTGCCGATCGTGGCCGCCGCCGATCTGTCGGGGGACTGGGTGGCGGACGCGGTCGCCGCCGCCCCGGCCATGAGCCGCGTCTCCCTGGCATCGACCCTGGACGGGATCGGGCAGGCCCGGGGGCGCGGCCGGGTGGCCGACCGCGCCGCGACCTGCCTGGCCGCGCTGCGCCCTCTGGTCGTCGCGCGGTACGCGGATTCGGTGGCCCGGCTGGGCGACCTCGACCGCCTGGTCGCGGCGGCCGCGCTGGCGCCCGATCTGGCCGCGTTCGTCGCCGAGCTGACCCTCGACCCACCCGCCTCGACGTCCGACCTGGCTGGTCCGCCGCACCTGGACGACGACTACCTGGTGCTCTCCACCGTGCATTCGGCCAAGGGCCTGGAGTGGCCGATCGTGCACGTCATGCATCTGGTGGACGGCGCCTTCCCGTCGGACATGGCGCTGACCAGCAATGACGGGTTGCTGGAGGAGCAGCGGCTGTTCTACGTGGCGGTGACCAGGGCGGCCGACGAGCTGGCCCTCTACGCCCCGCTCCGGATGCCGCACCACCGGTTCGGACGCGACGACAAGCACAGCTTCGCCCAGATCAGCCGCTTCATCGACGACGACGCGATGAAGGTGATGGACGTGCTCGACCTGGTACCGGTCCGTGAGGTGGCGGCCGTGGCGCCCCGGTCGGCCCGGGTTCGGATGCCCGAATTGGACGACCTGTGGGCCTGA
- a CDS encoding DUF998 domain-containing protein — MKKWVPISASFAPVVPVGAWLLAQHKQAPGYSAVSQTISVLAQPGANDRWIMTAGLFLLGSLQVLTAAGLTEAPVPARVLLGTGGTATALTAVFPQPQPGHVIAAGAAFAAFALWPALARLPDHRMGIVASVLTVAALAWFVSQLAGGGYLGLSERVLAAGEALWPLVVVLSLRAADRPAIAPSRAPSRSPIRH, encoded by the coding sequence ATGAAGAAGTGGGTGCCGATATCGGCCTCCTTCGCCCCCGTGGTGCCGGTGGGTGCCTGGTTGCTGGCCCAGCACAAGCAGGCACCTGGCTACAGCGCGGTGAGTCAGACCATCAGCGTGCTGGCCCAACCCGGTGCCAACGATCGCTGGATCATGACCGCCGGCCTGTTCCTGCTGGGTTCCCTCCAGGTGCTCACCGCGGCCGGACTCACCGAAGCCCCAGTGCCCGCACGGGTGCTGTTGGGGACCGGCGGCACCGCCACCGCGCTGACGGCGGTGTTCCCCCAACCACAGCCCGGACATGTCATCGCGGCCGGCGCCGCGTTCGCCGCGTTCGCCCTGTGGCCCGCCCTGGCTCGGCTCCCCGACCACCGGATGGGAATCGTGGCCAGTGTGCTCACGGTGGCTGCGCTGGCCTGGTTCGTCTCACAGCTGGCCGGCGGCGGCTACCTGGGCCTGAGCGAGCGGGTGCTCGCCGCCGGCGAGGCCCTCTGGCCGTTGGTCGTCGTGCTCAGCCTCCGCGCCGCCGACCGGCCGGCCATCGCTCCGTCCCGGGCACCGAGCCGCTCACCCATCCGTCATTGA